The proteins below are encoded in one region of Kazachstania africana CBS 2517 chromosome 6, complete genome:
- the POX1 gene encoding acyl-CoA oxidase (similar to Saccharomyces cerevisiae POX1 (YGL205W); ancestral locus Anc_3.514), translating to MTRSTTTDTRSIVFKPQQLISNERSKSKLIADQINTFLEDNPESQQITHQLTDEIVNDPILKTDTDYYDLTKAQEREITAKKISRLSIYMEKDIKTARNHFKDTDLIQKLQADENGELPELTNKDLAFFDKRLSLIGNIDPQLSTRVGVHLGLFGNCIKGNGTPQQIKYWLQTRGAVMLKGIYGCFAMTELGHGSNVANLQTKAIYNLQNDTFTIVTPDLTATKWWIGGAASSATHSVVYARLIVKGTDYGVKTFVVPLRDLSTFQLLPGVIIGDIGKKMGRDGIDNGWIQFKNVIIPREFMLSRFAKVIPNDTKTDVTVKIDKNLDSISGYSALLSGRVNMVMDSFRFGSKFVTVATRYAVGRQQFKSENSPDETQLIDYPLHQYRVLPQLAIVYLIAPAAHNLMKTYYSTLDELYAATSSNNRDPKALKKVSHKLKNLFISSASLKATNTWLVASLIDELRQSCGGHGYSQYNGFGKGYNDWVVQCTWEGDNNILSLTSAKSILKKFADASTKGKFNADLDSDSFHYLDPMFLQRVYTNQLTASLDDDNMESYYEAWSIMLVQLLIHVGKTIQATKAFDKITKLLVLIAKFHAIHTMLKVYYEKLNCSDVSFIKDNATKETMWNVYKLFSVYFIDKHSGEFQQFGVFKSKDISNIIQPRLFNLLSIIRKDCIKLTDAFELPDEMLNAPIGYFDGDIYHNYFNEVLKNNPPEKDGPGVPPYYETLTKMLNRGYEFDARLGGAMNLETLEKLK from the coding sequence ATGACGAGATCGACTACTACAGATACTCGTTCTATAGTTTTTAAACCACAACAACTTATCTCTAATGAAAggtcaaaatcaaaattaatcGCGGATCAAATCAATACATTTTTGGAAGATAATCCCGAAAGTCAACAGATAACCCATCAATTGACTGATGAAATTGTCAATGATCCGATTTTAAAGACTGATACTGATTATTATGATTTAACAAAAGCTCAAGAACGAGAAATTACAgctaaaaaaatttcaagattgtCAATTTACATGGAAAAAGATATTAAAACTGCACGTAATCATTTTAAAGACACggatttgattcaaaaactGCAAGCAGATGAAAACGGCGAATTACCAGAATTAACAAATAAAGATTTAGCGTTCTTCGATAAAAGATTATCACTTATTGGTAATATTGATCCCCAATTATCTACACGTGTCGGAGTCCATCTTGGTTTATTCGGTAATTGTATTAAAGGCAACGGTACCCCACAGCAAATTAAATATTGGTTACAAACTCGTGGTGCTGTCATGTTAAAAGGTATCTATGGTTGTTTTGCAATGACGGAATTAGGTCACGGTTCAAATGTCGCAAATTTACAAACAAAAGCTATTTATAATTTGCAAAATGATACTTTCACCATAGTGACGCCCGATCTAACAGCGACCAAATGGTGGATAGGTGGTGCTGCAAGTTCTGCAACTCATTCCGTCGTATACGCAAGATTGATCGTTAAAGGAACAGACTATGGTGTAAAAACTTTTGTTGTCCCATTACGTGATTTGAGCACTTTCCAATTGTTACCAGGTGTTATCATTGGTGACATTGGTAAAAAAATGGGCAGAGATGGTATCGATAATGGTTGGattcaatttaaaaatgTAATAATCCCAAGAGAATTTATGCTATCAAGATTTGCTAAAGTTATTCCAAATGATACTAAAACTGATGTCACTgtcaaaattgataaaaatttggattcaATTTCAGGTTATAGTGCTCTATTAAGTGGTAGAGTCAACATGGTAATGGATTCATTCAGATTTGGCTCAAAATTTGTTACAGTTGCTACAAGATATGCCGTTGGTAGACAACAATTCAAATCTGAAAATTCTCCTGATGAAACACAATTGATTGATTATCCTTTACATCAATATCGAGTCTTACCACAATTAGCCATCGTTTATTTAATTGCACCTGCTGCACACAATCTCATGAAAACTTATTATTCCACTTTAGACGAACTGTACGCAGcaacatcttcaaataatagAGACCCTAAGGCATTGAAAAAGGTAAGtcacaaattgaaaaatttatttatttcaaGTGCAAGTTTAAAGGCAACAAATACGTGGTTAGTTGCAAGTTTAATTGACGAATTGAGACAAAGTTGCGGTGGACATGGTTACTCACAATATAATGGATTTGGTAAAGGCTACAATGATTGGGTTGTACAATGTACTTGGGAAggtgataataatattttatctttaacTTCAGCAAAATCAattctaaaaaaatttgcCGATGCTTCTACAAAGGGGAAATTTAATGCTGATTTGGATTCAGATTCTTTCCATTATTTAGATCCAATGTTTCTTCAGAGAGTTTATACTAATCAATTAACTGCATCTTTGGATGATGACAATATGGAATCTTATTATGAAGCGTGGTCAATAATGTTAGTTCAATTACTCATTCATGTTGGGAAAACGATACAAGCAACTAAAGCATTCGATAAGATTACTAAATTACTGGTCTTAAttgcaaaatttcatgCAATTCATACAATGCTCAAAGTTTactatgaaaaattgaattgtTCGGACGTTTCATTCATTAAAGATAATGCCACAAAAGAAACCATGTGGAACGTTTacaaattattttcagtttatTTCATTGACAAGCACTCTGGCGAGTTCCAACAATTTGGTGTTTTCAAGAGTAAGGACATTTCCAATATCATTCAACCAAGGTTATTCAACTTGCTATCAATTATAAGAAAAGATTGCATCAAATTAACCGATGCCTTCGAATTACCCGACGAAATGTTAAATGCTCCAATTGGATACTTCGACGGTGACATATACCACAATTACTTCAATGAAGTACTCAAAAACAATCCACCCGAAAAAGACGGTCCCGGTGTTCCGCCTTATTATGAAACTTTGACCAAGATGCTCAACCGTGGCTACGAATTTGATGCTCGTCTTGGTGGTGCAATGAATTTAGAAacacttgaaaaattgaaatga
- the CHO1 gene encoding CDP-diacylglycerol-serine O-phosphatidyltransferase (similar to Saccharomyces cerevisiae CHO1 (YER026C); ancestral locus Anc_3.513) encodes MESELRQRSVTEDHESDIDQLSIASEHHLSKKSSTIFTIDTTPLAPPNENDIDLFTSDKYHFSMIRNLHMADFITMLNGFSGFYSIVSCLRFTLTKKSYYVQRAHLFIFLGTVFDFLDGRVARLRNRSSLMGQELDSLADLISFGVAPASIAFAIGFQTTLDVFILSFFVLCGLCRLARFNVTVGQLPKDKKGKSKFFEGFPMPTTLFEVCGMELLIKLNRFNDEVPFGIIRKGKFLEFHPLVLIFSFMDVV; translated from the coding sequence ATGGAATCAGAACTAAGACAGAGGTCTGTTACTGAAGATCACGAGAGTGACATTGATCAATTATCAATTGCAAGTGAACATCATTTAAGtaaaaaatcatcaacaatttttacCATTGACACGACTCCGTTAGCTCctccaaatgaaaatgatatagATCTTTTCACTAGTGATAAATACCATTTTAGCATGATCAGAAATCTGCACATGGCCGATTTCATTACAATGTTAAATGGGTTTAGTGGTTTCTATTCCATTGTATCGTGTCTCAGATTCACATTGACTAAAAAATCATATTATGTGCAGAGAGCACatttgtttattttcttaGGAACAGTGTTTGATTTCTTAGATGGTAGAGTCGCAAGATTGAGAAATAGATCATCATTAATGGGACAAGAATTAGATTCTTTAGCAGATTTAATTTCCTTTGGTGTCGCTCCAGCTTCAATTGCCTTCGCTATTGGCTTCCAAACTACATTAGATGTCTTTATACTATCCTTTTTTGTACTATGCGGTCTTTGTAGGCTCGCAAGATTCAACGTTACTGTTGGTCAATTACCAAAGGACAAGAAAGGTAAATCTAAGTTTTTCGAAGGTTTTCCAATGCCAACAACTCTTTTCGAAGTTTGTGGTATGGAATTATTGATTAAATTGAATCGATTCAACGATGAAGTTCCATTTGGAATCATTAGAAAAGGTAAATTCTTGGAATTTCATCCTTTGGTGctaattttttccttcatGGATGTGGTATGA
- the CHC1 gene encoding clathrin heavy chain (similar to Saccharomyces cerevisiae CHC1 (YGL206C); ancestral locus Anc_3.515), translating to MSDLPIEFTELVDLTSLGISPQSLDFRSTTFESDHYVTVRESIDGNNSVAIVDLSNGNQVTRKNMGGDSAIMHPNQMVISVRANGTIVQIFNLETKSKLKSFTLDEPVIFWKWLNDETLGFVTARSILVSNVFDGNVNAKPQVLTTRHANLNNTQIINFVANAKLDWFAVVGIIQENGSIAGKIQLFSKQRNISQAIDGHVAIFTETLLEGNGSSPVQIFVTGNRNTTTGTGELRMIEIDHDASLPTQYQKRTTDIFFPPDATNDFPISVQVSSKYGIVYLLTKYGFIHLYELETGTNLFVNRITAESVFTATSFHNKNGIACINKKGQVLAVEIATEQIVSYILNKLSNVSLALTVATRGGLPGADDLFSKQFESLLSQGDYQSAAKIAASSQSLRNQNTINRLKNIQAAPGAISPILLYFSTLLDKGKLNKEETIELARPVLQQDRKQLFEKWLKEDKLECSEQLGDIVKPFDTKLALACYLRAEVHAKIISSLAELQEFDKISPYCQKVNYQPNYQVLLSTIMRSSPDRASEFAISLLQNPEISSTLDIEKIGDLFFSQNFIQQGTSLLLDALKNDTPDQGHLQTRVLEVNLLHAPQVADAILGNNIFSHYDKPTIASLAEKAGLYQRALENYTDIEDIKRCVVHTNALTIDWLISYFGKLNVEQSLACLRALIDDNLQANIQIVVQVTTKFSDLIGSQILIKLFEDYNATEGLYYYLASLVNLTEDKDVVYKYIEAAAKMQQFNEIERIARDNNVFDPERVKNFLKDANLQDQLPFVIVCDRFGFVHEMILHLYKTQNLKFIQTYVQQVNPSKTPEVVGALLDMDCDESFIQTLLNSVLGQVPINELTAEVEKRNRLKLILPFLEQTLAQGAQDQAIYNALAKIYIDSNNSPEKFLKENDQYDTLDVGHYCEKRDPYLAYIAYDKGNNDDDLIRITNENSMYKYQARYLLKRSDSSLWNTVLDSENIYRRQLIESVISVGIPELTDPEPVSLTVQAFMTNGLKLELIELLEKIILEPSPFNDNVALQGLLLLSAIKYEPSKVSSYIDKLENYDANEIAPLCIEHDLKEEAFEIYDKHEMFTKALRVLVEDVMSLDRAATYVEKINTPDLWAQLGTSQLDGLRIPEAIDSYIKANDPSNFENVIEIAEQAEKFEELIPYLLMARKTMKEAKIDGSLILAYAHLDKIHEIENLLSGSTVANLNAVGDKLLESNNYKAAKLCYSAVSNYSKLASTLVYLGDYQAAVDTARKASNIKVWKLVNDACIDQKEFRLGQICGLNLIIHAEELDGLVEKYESNGYFDELISLFEASLGLERAHMGMFTELAILYSKYDTSKTFEHLKLFWSRLNIPKVIRAVETAHLWPELVFLYAHYDEWDNAALTIVEKSGDDFDHAYFKEIVVKVSNLEIYYKAINFYVKEHPSLLVDLLTALTPRLDIPRTIKIFYKSDNLPLIKPFLINVLQKNNSVVNAAYHDLMIEEGDYKALQAAVDSYDKFDQLGLASRLETHEIIFFRKIAALLYRRNKKWMKSLNILKEEKLWKDVIETAAISQDAKVVEDLLLYFVEIGNKEAFVALLYAAYNLVNYDFVLETSWLNSLDDIIKPYEISVKKEQVMAIEKLSKHLAEGKFSDNNLNDNQPLMLMNSAMGSQPTGF from the coding sequence ATGAGTGATCTACCTATCGAATTCACTGAATTGGTTGATTTAACTTCTCTAGGGATCTCCCCTCAATCCTTAGATTTTAGATCTACCacttttgaaagtgatCACTACGTAACCGTTAGAGAATCAATTGATGGTAATAATTCAGTTGCTATAGTCGACCTCTCAAATGGTAATCAAGTTACAAGGAAAAATATGGGCGGTGATTCCGCAATCATGCATCCAAATCAAATGGTTATTTCTGTAAGAGCAAATGGTACCATTgtacaaatttttaatttagaaacaaaatcaaaattaaaatctttCACTTTAGATGAACCTGTCATCTTTTGGAAATGGCTTAATGATGAAACTTTAGGTTTTGTTACAGCAAGATCAATTCTCGTATCAAATGTGTTTGATGGTAACGTTAATGCAAAACCACAAGTATTGACAACGAGACATGCCAATTTAAATAATACTCAAATTATTAACTTTGTTGCAAATGCAAAATTAGATTGGTTTGCAGTAGTTGGTatcattcaagaaaatggtTCCATTGCTGGTAAGattcaattattttctaaACAACGTAACATTTCACAAGCAATTGATGGTCACGTTGCTATCTTCACTGAAACGTTATTGGAAGGTAATGGTTCCTCTCCAGTACAAATCTTTGTCACAGGTAATAGAAACACTACAACTGGAACTGGTGAATTAAGAatgattgaaattgatcACGATGCCTCTTTACCAACTCAATACCAAAAGAGAACTACCGATATCTTCTTTCCTCCTGACGCAACAAATGATTTCCCAATTTCCGTTCAAGTCTCTTCCAAATATGGTATCGTCTACCTATTAACTAAATATGGTTTCATCCATTTATACGAACTAGAAACTGGTACAAATCTTTTCGTAAATAGAATCACTGCAGAATCAGTGTTCACTGCTACTTCCTTCCATAACAAAAATGGTATTGCTTGTATCAATAAGAAAGGTCAAGTTCTTGCTGTGGAAATTGCTACTGAACAGATCGTTTCAtacattttgaataaactatcaaatgtttctttaGCATTAACAGTAGCAACAAGAGGTGGATTGCCTGGTGCAGATGATTTATTCAgtaaacaatttgaatctttgTTATCTCAAGGTGATTATCAAAGTGCTGCTAAAATTGCAGCATCTTCTCAAAGtttaagaaatcaaaatacTATTAatagattgaaaaatattcaagcAGCTCCAGGTGCAATATCTCCAATCTTATTATATTTCTCCACTTTATTAGACAAAGGTAAATTAAACAAGGAAGAAACCATTGAATTAGCTAGACCTGTCTTACAACAAGATAGGaaacaattatttgaaaaatggttaAAGGAAGATAAATTAGAATGTTCCGAACAATTAGGTGATATTGTTAAACCATTCGATACCAAATTAGCTTTAGCTTGTTATCTAAGAGCAGAAGTCCATGCCAAAATCATATCGTCTTTAGCTGAATTACAAGAGTTCGATAAAATCTCACCTTATTGCCAAAAAGTCAATTATCAACCAAATTACCAAGTTCTCTTATCTACTATTATGAGATCTTCTCCTGATAGAGCTTCTGAATTCGCGATTTCTTTGTTACAGAATCctgaaatttcttcaactttggatattgaaaaaattggtgatcttttcttttcacaaaatttcattcaacAAGGtacttcattattattagatgcTCTAAAAAATGATACCCCAGATCAGGGCCACTTACAAACAAGAGTTTTAGAAGTTAATTTGTTACATGCTCCTCAAGTTGCTGATGCCATCTTAGGTAACAACATCTTCTCTCACTATGATAAACCAACAATCGCATCTCTTGCCGAAAAAGCTGGACTTTATCAAAGAGCCTTAGAAAATTATACTGATATCGAAGATATCAAGAGATGTGTCGTCCACACTAATGCTTTAACCATAGATTGGTTAATTTCTTACTTTGGTAAATTAAATGTTGAACAATCATTAGCTTGCTTGAGAGCTTTAATTGATGACAACTTACAAGCAAATATCCAAATTGTTGTACAAGTTACTACCAAGTTCTCAGATTTAATTGGCTCCCAAATTCTGATCaaactttttgaagattataATGCAACTGAAGGTTTATACTATTATTTGGCCTCTTTAGTTAATTTAactgaagataaagatgTCGTTTACAAATACATCGAAGCTGCCGCTAAAATGcaacaattcaatgaaattgaaagaattgcTAGAGATAACAATGTCTTTGATCCTGAAAGAGTGAAAAACTTCTTAAAAGATGCAAACTTACAAGATCAATTACCATTTGTCATCGTATGTGATCGTTTTGGTTTTGTTCATGAAATGATCTTACATCTTTACAAGacacaaaatttgaaattcattCAAACTTACGTTCAACAAGTCAACCCATCAAAGACCCCTGAAGTTGTTGGTGCTTTATTGGACATGGATTGTGATGAATCATTCATCCAAACTCTTCTAAATTCCGTTTTAGGTCAAGTTCCTATTAATGAACTAACTGCTGaagttgaaaagagaaacagattaaaattaattttacCTTTCTTGGAACAAACTTTAGCTCAAGGTGCTCAAGATCAAGCTATTTATAATGCATTAGCTAAGATTTACATTGATTCTAACAATTCTCCAGAgaagtttttgaaagaaaatgatcaATATGATACCTTAGATGTCGGTCACTATTGTGAAAAGAGAGATCCTTACTTAGCTTACATTGCTTACGATAAAGGTAACAATGACGATGATTTAATCAGAATCACAAACGAAAATAGTATGTATAAATATCAAGCTAGATATTTATTAAAACGTTCTGATTCAAGCTTGTGGAACACTGTATTAGACTCTGAAAATATCTATAGACGTCAATTAATCGAATCCGTAATTTCTGTTGGTATTCCTGAATTAACTGATCCAGAACCAGTTTCTTTGACTGTTCAAGCTTTCATGACTAATGGATTAAAATTGGAGTTGATTGAATTGTTAGAAAAGATTATCTTGGAACCATCTCCATTTAACGACAATGTTGCTTTACAAGgattgttattattatccGCCATTAAATATGAGCCATCAAAGGTTTCATCTTACATTGACAAACTAGAAAATTATGATGCCAATGAAATTGCGCCACTATGTATTGAAcatgatttgaaagaagaagcttTCGAAATTTACGATAAACATGAAATGTTTACTAAAGCTTTGAGGGTCCTTGTAGAAGATGTCATGTCTTTGGACAGAGCAGCAACTtatgttgaaaaaattaatactCCTGATTTGTGGGCTCAATTGGGTACTTCTCAATTAGACGGTCTAAGAATTCCAGAAGCTATCGACTCCTATATTAAGGCTAACGACCcatctaattttgaaaatgttattGAGATTGCTGAGCaagctgaaaaattcgaagAATTAATTCCATATCTATTAATGGCTAGAAAGACCATGAAGGAAGCTAAGATTGATGGCTCTCTAATTCTTGCATACGCCCATCTAGACAAGATTCacgaaattgaaaacttgCTATCAGGCTCTACTGTCGCAAACTTAAATGCTGTTGGTGATAAATTATTGGAAAGCAACAATTATAAGGCTGCTAAATTGTGTTATAGCGCTGTCTCtaattattcaaaattagcATCTACTTTAGTTTACCTAGGTGACTACCAAGCAGCCGTTGACACAGCAAGAAAGGCCTCCAATATTAAAGTTTGGAAACTGGTTAATGATGCATGTATTGATCAAAAAGAATTCAGATTGGGCCAAATTTGTGGTTTGAATTTAATTATCCATGCAGAGGAATTAGATGGACTTgtagaaaaatatgaatcAAATGGGTACTTCGAtgaattgatttctttattcGAAGCCAGTTTAGGTTTAGAAAGAGCTCATATGGGTATGTTTACCGAATTAGCTATACtgtattcaaaatatgacACTAGTAAAACATTCGAACATTTGAAGTTGTTCTGGTCTAGATTAAATATCCCAAAGGTAATCAGAGCTGTTGAAACTGCTCACCTATGGCCTGAGTTAGTATTCTTATACGCCCATTATGATGAATGGGATAACGCTGCCTTAACTATCGTTGAAAAGTCCGGCGATGATTTCGATCATGCCTATTTCAAGGAAATAGTTGTTAAAGTTTctaatttagaaatttattacaaGGCTATCAACTTCTATGTTAAAGAGCATCCATCATTATTGGTAGATTTATTAACAGCCTTGACTCCAAGATTAGATATTCCAAGAACtatcaagatattttacAAATCTGATAATCTACCATTAATTAAACCATTCTTAATTAATgttttgcaaaaaaataactCTGTGGTGAATGCTGCCTATCATGATTTGATGATCGAGGAAGGTGACTACAAAGCTCTACAGGCTGCAGTTGACTCATACGATAAGTTCGATCAATTAGGTTTAGCTTCTCGTCTAGAAACACatgaaatcattttcttcagaaAAATCGCCGCTTTATTATACCGCAGAAATAAGAAGTGGATGAAGAGTTTGAACATATTGAAGGAGGAGAAGTTATGGAAGGACGTGATAGAAACTGCTGCAATTTCACAAGATGCTAAAGTAGTCGAAGATTTACTATTATATTTCGTTGAAATTGGCAACAAAGAAGCATTCGTTGCGTTATTATACGCTGCCTATAATTTGGTTAATTATGATTTTGTCTTGGAAACCTCATGGTTAAACTCCTTAgatgatattatcaaaCCTTATGAAATCTCCGTTAAGAAAGAGCAGGTCATGGCTATTGAAAAGTTGTCCAAACACTTGGCAGAGGGAAAATTTAGCGATAATAATCTCAATGATAATCAACCTCTAATGTTAATGAACAGTGCTATGGGTTCCCAACCAACTGGCTTTTAG